In the genome of Pongo pygmaeus isolate AG05252 chromosome 9, NHGRI_mPonPyg2-v2.0_pri, whole genome shotgun sequence, one region contains:
- the LOC129008658 gene encoding olfactory receptor 52P1-like, translating into MTACNASQGHPSFFILQGIPGMEDKHRWLSIPFSSMYFVTVLGNCTILLTISTERSLHKPMFLLLCLLALTDLGMSTTTIPKVLCIFWFGQSEISYEGCLVQLFFIHSISAMQSAVLMTMAFDRYVAICKPLRYATILSNSRTGLIGLVSLVRAILFILPMPILLQQMPYHANHVIPTTYCEHMAVVKMVCVDTTVNRIYGLVVALLVAALDLSAIASSYVLIIQAIMRLSSKEAHHKAVNTCTTHICVMLISYTPSLFSFLAHRFGQGIPPHVHIILGNLYFLVPPMLNPIIYGVKTKEFRDKVTKYGCWKKEPTTTDRGQKLVW; encoded by the coding sequence ATGACTGCTTGCAATGCCTCACAGGGCCACCcttctttcttcattctccaAGGCATTCCTGGCATGGAGGACAAACACAGATGGCTATCTATCCCCTTCTCCTCCATGTATTTCGTTACAGTGCTCGGGAACTGCACCATCCTCCTCACCATCTCCACAGAGCGCTCTCTGCACAAACCCATGTTCCTGCTCCTCTGTCTGTTGGCCCTCACAGACCTGGGCATGTCTACAACCACTATTCCCAAGGTGCTGTGCATTTTCTGGTTTGGCCAGAGTGAGATCAGCTATGAAGGATGCCTGGTTCAGCTGTTCTTCATCCACTCCATCTCTGCCATGCAGTCAGCTGTCCTGATGACCATGGCCTTTGACCGCtatgtggccatctgcaagccctTGCGCTATGCCACCATCCTTTCCAATAGTCGCACTGGACTCATTGGCTTAGTGAGTTTGGTGAGAGCTATCCTCTTTATTCTCCCCATGCCCATTCTCCTTCAGCAAATGCCCTATCATGCCAATCATGTCATCCCCACCACCTACTGTGAGCACATGGCTGTGGTGAAGATGGTTTGTGTAGATACTACAGTCAACAGGATATATGGCCTGGTGGTGGCCTTGTTGGTTGCTGCGCTAGATCTCTCAGCTATTGCTTCATCTTATGTGCTAATCATCCAGGCTATAATGCGTCTCTCTTCTAAGGAAGCCCACCACAAAGCAGTCAACACCTGCACCACACACATCTGTGTCATGCTTATTTCTTATACTCcctcacttttctcttttctcgCTCACCGCTTTGGCCAAGGCATTCCACCCCATGTCCACATCATTCTTGGCAACCTTTACTTCCTTGTACCTCCAATGCTCAATCCTATAATTTATGGAGTGAAAACTAAGGAGTTCCGGGACAAAGTGACCAAATATGGTTGCTGGAAAAAAGAACCCACAACCACTGACCGTGGTCAGAAACTTGTCTGGTAA
- the LOC129008930 gene encoding olfactory receptor 52P1: MSSTLGHNMESPNHTDVDPSVFFLLGIPGLEQFHLWLSLPVCGLGTATIVGNITILVVVATEPVLHKPVYVFLCMLSTIDLAASVSIVPKLLAILWCGAGHISASACLAQMFFIHAFCMMESTVLLAMAFDRYVAICHPLRYATILTDAIIARIGVAAVVRGSLLMLPCPFLIGRLNFCQSHVILHTYCEHMAVVKLACGDTRPNRVYGLTAALLVIGVDLFCIGLSYALIAQAVIRLSSHEARSKALGTCGSHVCVILISYTPALFSFFTHRSGHHIPVHIHILLANVYLLFPPALNPVVYGVKTKEIRKRVVRVFQSGQGMGIKASE, translated from the coding sequence ATGTCCAGCACTCTTGGCCACAACATGGAATCTCCTAATCACACTGATGTTGACCCTTCTGTCTTCTTCCTCCTGGGCATCCCAGGTCTGGAACAATTTCATTTGTGGCTCTCACTCCCTGTGTGTGGCTTAGGCACAGCCACAATTGTGGGCAATATAACTATTCTGGTTGTTGTTGCCACTGAACCAGTCTTGCACAAGCCTGTGTACGTTTTTCTGTGCATGCTCTCAACCATCGACTTGGCTGCCTCTGTCTCCATAGTTCCCAAGCTACTGGCCATCCTCTGGTGTGGAGCCGGCCATATATCTGCCTCTGCCTGCCTGGCACAGATGTTCTTCATTCATGCCTTCTGCATGATGGAGTCCACTGTGCTACTGGCCATGGCCTTTGATCGCTACGTGGCCATCTGCCACCCACTCCGCTATGCCACAATCCTCACTGACGCCATCATTGCCCGCATAGGGGTGGCAGCTGTAGTGCGAGGCTCCCTGCTCATGCTCCCATGTCCCTTCCTTATTGGGCGTTTGAACTTCTGCCAAAGCCATGTGATCCTACACACATACTGTGAGCACATGGCTGTAGTGAAGCTGGCGTGTGGAGACACCAGGCCTAACCGTGTGTATGGGCTGACAGCTGCACTGTTGGTCATTGGGGTTGACTTGTTTTGCATTGGTCTCTCCTATGCCCTAATTGCACAAGCTGTCATTCGCCTCTCATCCCATGAAGCTCGGTCCAAGGCCCTAGGGACCTGTGGTTCCCATGTCTGTGTCATCCTCATCTCTTATACACCAGCCCTCTTCTCCTTTTTTACACACCGCTCTGGCcatcacattccagtccatattcacATTCTTTTGGCCAATGTTTATCTGCTTTTCCCACCTGCTCTTAATCCTGTGGTATATGGAGTTAAGACCAAAGAGATCCGTAAAAGAGTTGTCAGGGTGTTTCAAAGTGGGCAGGGAATGGGCATCAAGGCATCTGAGTGA